The Pseudomonas sp. KU26590 genomic sequence ATGAATTCAACGCCAACCCTGTAGGAGCGTGGCTTGTCCCGCGATCGGCGGGGAACCCGTCGTGAAACCTGCGACGAAGGTCAGAATGACACACCGCATTGGCCTGGGTTGCTGCCGGTTCCCGGCAGATCGCGGGACAAGCCACGCTCCTACAGTTGATCTGCGTGTGAATGATTTAAGAGGACAGTTTTAATGGCTTTAGCAATTTTCGATCTGGACGAAACCCTGATCCACGGTGACTGTTCAAGCCTGTGGAGCGAGCAGATGGGGCGGCTGGGCTGGGTCGATCCCGAGTGGTTCATGAAGAAGGACCACGAACTGATGGAAGCCTACGGCAAGGGCGAACTGGCCATGGAAGATTACATGGCGTTCAGCCTGGACCCGATGGTCGGGCGCACGCCGGAGGAAGTGGATTTTCTGGTAGGGCCGTGGGTCGAGGATTACATCGAGCCGATCATTTTCAGCGATGCCACTAAAACCATCGCCGAGCACCGCGCGGCCGGGGATCGCATTCTGATCATCTCGGCGTCGGGCGTGCATCTGGTCAAACCGATTGCCGAGCGCATCGGCGTTGATGAGGTGCTGGCCATCGATCTGGAAGTCGCCCACGGCGTTTACACCGGCAAGACCGCCGGCGTGCTCACCTACCGCGAAGGCAAGATCACCCGCTTGATGGCGTGGCTGGATCAGGAAGGCGAGAACCTTGAGGGTGCGAGTTTCTATTCGGACTCACGCAATGACCTGCCGCTGCTGCACAAGGTGGACTTCCCCCACGCAGTGCACCCGGACCCGGTGCTGCGGGAAGCAGCGGAAAAAGCCGGATGGCCGATACACCACTGGAAGTAATCCAGCCGCTCGTTGCAGGAGCGCGCTTGCCCGCGATGAGGCCGGTGCATCCGCTAGATTTTCGGCGGCTGTCACGGGTCTTCGCGAGCAAGGTGGAGCGCCACCCTGGTCGCTCTCACAGGTTAAGCCCTCCGGATCAGCAGGCTGTCACACCAGGCTTTCGTCGATCACCAGCACGACCTTGCCCGACACCTGATTGGTCGCCAGCTCCGCGTAGGCAGCTTCCGCTTCGCTAATCGGAAAGCTGCGCGCCAGTTGTGGCTTGAGGCGGCCTTCGGTGAACAGCGGCATGACGTGCTGCCCCAGATCGCTGAGCAGGTCGGCCTTGAACTGGTCGTCGCGGCTGCGCAGGGTCGAGCCGAGGATATGGATGCGCTTGCCCAGCACCTTTGCGAAATCCAGCTCGGACTTGCTTCCGCCCATCAGGCCTATCAGGACCAGACGACCGTCGACGCCTAGCACCTTGAGATTCAGCGCGGCATAGTTGGCGCCCACCGGATCAAGAATGACGTGGAACGGCGCGAAGTCGTTCAGCGCATCAAGGTTCTCGTTGCGCAGTACGCCGCCCTGGGCGCCCAGCGCTTCGCAATACGCCAGCCGTTCGGCGGAACCCACAGTGACCCAGACCGGGTTGCCGAAGGCCTTGCACAGCTGAATGGCAGCTGAACCAACGCCACTTGCCCCGGCGTGCAGCAACACTTTTTCGCCGGGCTTGAGGCCGGCCAGCTGGAACAGATTCAGCCAGGCGGTGGCGTAGACCTCAGGAATCCCCGCGGCTTCGTGCAGCGAAATGCCCTCGGGCACCGGCAGCACATGCCGGGCGTCGACCACGACTTCCTCGGCCATCGCCCCGCCTGCAACCAGCGCGCACACGCGGTCGCCGACTTCCCAGGCGGTGCCCGCGCCGACCTCGGCAATCACCCCTGAACATTCCATCCCGAGGATTTCCGTCACACCTGGCGGTGGTGGGTAATGCCCCGAGCGTTGCAGCAAATCAGCACGATTGAGTCCCGCCGCTGCGACCTTGATGCGGACTTGTCCTACATCCAGAGTCGGCGATGGCGCTTCAACCCATTCCACACGACCTTCAACGCCTTGCAATGCTTTCACAGTGCCTCCATAGTGAGTCTTGACTGAGCCCGATGTGCCTCACGGCCATTGGGCTTTTTGCATTATGCGACCGTGTTCTGACCGAACCGGCGACCTCCAAAGACGGCCTAATATGCGTTATCAATTGTCCCCGCGTCGAATCAGCATGAAGCATTTTTTACCCAGCACCACCCTTGCATTACTCATTGGCCTGACTGTCCTGCCAATGTCGGCCAGTTCGTTCGCCGCCAACAGCTGGGATAATCTTCAACCTGATCGCGATGAAGTCATCGCCAGTCTGAATGTTGTGGAGCTGCTCAAGCGCCACCACTACAGCAAGCCGCCGCTGGACGACAAGCGCTCGGAAATCATCTATCAGAGCTACCTGAAACTCCTTGATCCTGCGCGCAGCTACTTCCTCGCCAGTGACATCGCCGAGTTCGACAAGTGGCGCTTCCAGTTCGACGACTTCCTCAAGAGCGGCGACCTGGCTCCGGGCTTTACCATCTACAAGCGTTATCTGGACCGCATCAAGTCGCGTCTGGATTTCGCCTTGGCGCAGCTGAGCAAGGGCGTCGACAAAATCGACCTCAACACTCAGGAAACCTTGCTGGTTGATCGCAAGGACGCACCTTGGGCCAAAAACGAAGCCGAACTCGACGACCTCTGGCGCAAGCGCGTCAAGGACGAAGTTCTGCGCTTGAAGATCGCCGGCAAAGACCCGGCGAAGATTCAGGAAACCCTGACCAAGCGCTACAAGAACCAACTTGCCCGTCTGGGCCAGACTCGCAGCGAGGACGTGTTCCAGGCGTACCTGAATACCTTCGCGATGTCCTACGATCCGCACACCAACTACCTGTCGCCTGACAGCGCGGAAAACTTCGACATCAACATGAGCCTTTCCCTGGAAGGGATCGGCGCTGTCCTGCAAAGCGACAACGATAACGTCAAGATCGTCCGCCTGGTTCCGGCTGGCCCTGCCGCCAAGACCAAGCAAGTGGCAACCGCCGACAAGATCATCGGCGTCGCCCAGGGCGACAAAGAGATGGTCGACGTGATCGGCTGGCGTCTGGACGAAGTGGTCAAACTGATTCGCGGTCCGAAGGGCTCGGTAGTGCGTCTGGAAATCGTCCCGGCCAGCAATGCGCCGAGCGACCAGACCACCAAGATCGTGTCGATCACCCGCGAAGCCGTGAAGCTCGAAGAGCAAGCGGCGAAGAAGTCGATCCTGCACCTGAATCAGGACGGCAAGGATTACAAACTGGGCGTCATCGAGATCCCTGCTTTCTACCTGGACTTCAAGGCCTACCGCGCCGGCGATCCCGAGTACAAGAGCACGACCCGCGACGTCAAGAAGCTGCTGACCGAATTGCAGTCGGAGAAAGTCGACGGCGTGGTCATCGACCTGCGTAACAACGGCGGTGGTTCGTTGCAGGAAGCCACCGAGCTGACCAGTCTGTTCATCGACAAAGGCCCGACCGTTCTGGTACGTAACGCCGACGGCAAGGTCGATGTCCTGGAAGACGAGAACAGCGGCGCGTTCTACAAAGGCCCGATGGCGTTGCTGGTCAACCGCCTCTCGGCCTCGGCTTCGGAGATTTTCGCCGGCGCCATGCAGGATTATCACCGCGCGCTGATCATCGGCGGCCAGACCTTCGGTAAAGGCACCGTGCAAACCATTCAGCCGCTGAACCATGGCGAACTGAAACTGACGCTGGCGAAGTTCTACCGGGTTTCCGGCCAGAGCACCCAGCACCAGGGCGTGCTGCCGGACATCGCCTACCCGTCGATCATCGACACCAAGGAAATCGGCGAAAGCGCGCTGCCTGAAGCGATGACTTACGACACCATCAAGCCGGCGATCAAGCCTGCGGTGGATCCGTTCAAACCGTTCCTCGCCCAGCTGCAATCACGTCACGACGTGCGTTCGGCCAAAGACGCCGAGTTTGTCTTCATCGAAGAAAAACTCGCGCTGGCGAAGAAGCTGATGAGCGAAAAAACCGTCAGCCTCAACGAAGCCGAGCGCCGCAAGCAACACGCCGACATCGAGAGCAAGCAGCTGGCGATGGAGAACGTGCGTCGCAAGGCCAAAGGCGAAGAGCCGCTGAAAGAGCTGAAGAAAGAAGACGAAGACGCGTTGCCTTCAGAAGACGACAAGACCAAACCCGAGGACGACGCCTACCTGGCTGAAACCGGGCGCATCCTGCTCGACTACCTGGGCTTGAGCGGTACGGTGGCGAAGAAGTAAAACAGCATGAAACGTGACGAAATGGTGGCAAATCGTCATCAAACAGTCATGAATCTGTCGTGAAATAGCGGGGCTCGGCGCCACAGGCGTCCAGCCCCTTTTTCTTGCCCCGAGATTGCCATGACCGTGACTGAACAGCTGAGCGCTCTGAGTTCGATCCTGACTCACGGCGACTTGCACAGCCTGTTCCAACCGATTGTGTCGCTGTCAGATCGGCGCATTCTCGGCTACGAAGCCCTGACGCGCGGCCCTTCCAACAGCGCGCTGCATTCCCCTCTCAGCCTGTTCGCCGTGGCCCGCCAGGCCGGGCGCCTGAGCGAACTGGAACTCGCTTGTCGCGAGTCGGCCTGCCGTCGCTTCAGCCAACAAAAGCTGGAGGGCAAGCTGTTCCTCAATATCTCGCCCGAATCCTTGCTTGAAGCCTCGCACCCGCCGGGGCGTACCTTGCAGCTGTTGCAGCGCTACGGTATCCCCCCGAGCCGCGTGGTCATCGAGCTGACCGAGCAAACACCGACCGACGACTTCGGCCTGCTGTACAACGCGCTCTATCACTACCGCGACATGGGTTTTTCCATCGCCCTCGATGACTTGGGCGCAGGGTATTCAAGCCTGCGGCTGTGGTCCGAATTGCGTCCGGATTACGTAAAGATTGATCGGCATTTCATCGACGGCATTCATCAGGACGCGGTCAAGCGCGAGTTCGTCGGCTCGATGTTGCAGATGGCCAAGGCGTCGCGAGCGCTGGTGATCGCTGAAGGCATCGAGCTGCAGGAAGAGCTGGCCGTCTTGATCGATATGGGGGTCGAGCTGGTTCAAGGCTATTTGCTGTGCCGACCACAAGAGTTTCCGCCCCGGGACGCCCATGCGCTGCTGCCGAAAATCGACCCTGCCGCCGCGACCCTGGTCGAAGAAACCAGTGACCTCAGCGCCCTGCTCAACGAGCAGCCGGCAGTGGTGCAGACCACGCCCACGGCAACGGTGCTGGAAGCGTTTCGCAAGCAGGCCAACCTCAACTCGCTGGCGGTGCTGGATGAGCAGCATCAGCCGATCGGCATCGTCCACCGCCACTCGCTGTCGGATGTGCTGCTGAAGCCCTTCGCCACCGAACTCTATGCGCGAAAGCCCATCAGTCGTCTGATGAGCGATGACTTTCTTGCCGTCGAGCTGAGTCAATCCCTGCAGCAAGTCAGCCGCCTGATTACCAGTCGCGCGCGGCAACGCATCGAAGAAGATTTCATCATCATGCAGAACGGCGCCTACCTGGGGTTGGGCCGGGTCATCGATGTACTGAAGTTGATTACCGAGGTGAAGATTCAACAGGCGCGCTATGCCAACCCTCTGACGCTGCTGCCGGGCAACGTACCGATTCAGCAATGCCTGACCCGGCTGTTGCAGCAGGGCCGTGAATCAATGATCTGCTACGTGGACATCGACAGCTTCAAGCCCTTCAACGACATCTATGGCTACGGGCGCGGCGACGAGGTTCTACTGTGTCTGGCGCAATGCCTGAACGACCGGATCGATCAGAGTCGCGACTTTGTCGGGCACATCGGTGGCGATGATTTCTTGATGGTGCTGGGCTCGGACGACTGGCGCAAACGCTTGAACATGCTGCTCGAGGACTTCCAGAACCAGTGCCGACGCTTCTACCGCGCCGAGCATCTGGAGGCCGGCTGCTTCGTGGCGCTCAACCGACAAGGCCACCGCCAGGAATTCCCGCTGCTGTCGCTGTCCATCGGCGTCGTGCACTTGCATCCGGAAGTCTGCACGACCCTCGACGCCAGCCAGCTTGCCGAACTGGCGTCCCAGGCCAAACACCACGCCAAAGAAGTGATGGGTGCGAGTTTGTATGTGATCAATACGCTGGAGGCGGAGGTTATGGCGACGTTGAATCAGGCGGTGTTGGGGTGAACCGACGGGGTTCGCCAGCAAGCCGGCTCCTACGGATTTGCGTCTGACGCAAATTGTGTGTCTGGCGCATGGTCAACTGTAGGAGCCGGCTTGCTGGCGAACACGCCATATCAGGCACATTGAGTGGTGCGGTTGAATCCGGTTCGCCATCAAGCCGGCTGCTACGGATTCATACCTGGCTCAGGTTGCGTGCCCAAACGGATGTCTCCCTGTAGGAGCCGGCTTGCTGGCTAACGGGATGCGGCTGTCACAGATACATCAACTGACACAACGCGCGCGCCCACCAAAACCAGCCACCCGGCAGAGGTCCCTCACGCTCACGTCATGTTTTGAACCATAACCCGAACGCACAGGAGACCGCCCCGCACTAGCCTTCCGGCACTTTCGCCAGACAGCAGGGCTACATCCCGTGACGAAGTATCACGCAGGTCGGTTGCGGACCGGACGCCATTCCCAGTCGGGGCAGATCTACCTCATCACGGCGGTGACCCACCACCGGCAGTGCTTCTTCGGAAACTGGCGAACGGGCCGACTGCTCGTGCAGCAGTTTCGCGATGCACAGGCGCAAGGCCTTGTGAACTCGCTGGCGTGGGTCGTGATGCCGGATCACTTTCACTGGCTGGTGGAGCTGGGCGACTGTGA encodes the following:
- a CDS encoding HAD family hydrolase, giving the protein MALAIFDLDETLIHGDCSSLWSEQMGRLGWVDPEWFMKKDHELMEAYGKGELAMEDYMAFSLDPMVGRTPEEVDFLVGPWVEDYIEPIIFSDATKTIAEHRAAGDRILIISASGVHLVKPIAERIGVDEVLAIDLEVAHGVYTGKTAGVLTYREGKITRLMAWLDQEGENLEGASFYSDSRNDLPLLHKVDFPHAVHPDPVLREAAEKAGWPIHHWK
- a CDS encoding carboxy terminal-processing peptidase; its protein translation is MKHFLPSTTLALLIGLTVLPMSASSFAANSWDNLQPDRDEVIASLNVVELLKRHHYSKPPLDDKRSEIIYQSYLKLLDPARSYFLASDIAEFDKWRFQFDDFLKSGDLAPGFTIYKRYLDRIKSRLDFALAQLSKGVDKIDLNTQETLLVDRKDAPWAKNEAELDDLWRKRVKDEVLRLKIAGKDPAKIQETLTKRYKNQLARLGQTRSEDVFQAYLNTFAMSYDPHTNYLSPDSAENFDINMSLSLEGIGAVLQSDNDNVKIVRLVPAGPAAKTKQVATADKIIGVAQGDKEMVDVIGWRLDEVVKLIRGPKGSVVRLEIVPASNAPSDQTTKIVSITREAVKLEEQAAKKSILHLNQDGKDYKLGVIEIPAFYLDFKAYRAGDPEYKSTTRDVKKLLTELQSEKVDGVVIDLRNNGGGSLQEATELTSLFIDKGPTVLVRNADGKVDVLEDENSGAFYKGPMALLVNRLSASASEIFAGAMQDYHRALIIGGQTFGKGTVQTIQPLNHGELKLTLAKFYRVSGQSTQHQGVLPDIAYPSIIDTKEIGESALPEAMTYDTIKPAIKPAVDPFKPFLAQLQSRHDVRSAKDAEFVFIEEKLALAKKLMSEKTVSLNEAERRKQHADIESKQLAMENVRRKAKGEEPLKELKKEDEDALPSEDDKTKPEDDAYLAETGRILLDYLGLSGTVAKK
- a CDS encoding bifunctional diguanylate cyclase/phosphodiesterase — its product is MTVTEQLSALSSILTHGDLHSLFQPIVSLSDRRILGYEALTRGPSNSALHSPLSLFAVARQAGRLSELELACRESACRRFSQQKLEGKLFLNISPESLLEASHPPGRTLQLLQRYGIPPSRVVIELTEQTPTDDFGLLYNALYHYRDMGFSIALDDLGAGYSSLRLWSELRPDYVKIDRHFIDGIHQDAVKREFVGSMLQMAKASRALVIAEGIELQEELAVLIDMGVELVQGYLLCRPQEFPPRDAHALLPKIDPAAATLVEETSDLSALLNEQPAVVQTTPTATVLEAFRKQANLNSLAVLDEQHQPIGIVHRHSLSDVLLKPFATELYARKPISRLMSDDFLAVELSQSLQQVSRLITSRARQRIEEDFIIMQNGAYLGLGRVIDVLKLITEVKIQQARYANPLTLLPGNVPIQQCLTRLLQQGRESMICYVDIDSFKPFNDIYGYGRGDEVLLCLAQCLNDRIDQSRDFVGHIGGDDFLMVLGSDDWRKRLNMLLEDFQNQCRRFYRAEHLEAGCFVALNRQGHRQEFPLLSLSIGVVHLHPEVCTTLDASQLAELASQAKHHAKEVMGASLYVINTLEAEVMATLNQAVLG
- a CDS encoding REP-associated tyrosine transposase, which gives rise to MTKYHAGRLRTGRHSQSGQIYLITAVTHHRQCFFGNWRTGRLLVQQFRDAQAQGLVNSLAWVVMPDHFHWLVELGDCELENLMLVVKSHTARNVNKSLGRSGRFWQRGFHDRAIRYEEDLQSVARYIIANPIRAGLVRRVQDYPLWDAIWV
- a CDS encoding NAD(P)H-quinone oxidoreductase, whose amino-acid sequence is MKALQGVEGRVEWVEAPSPTLDVGQVRIKVAAAGLNRADLLQRSGHYPPPPGVTEILGMECSGVIAEVGAGTAWEVGDRVCALVAGGAMAEEVVVDARHVLPVPEGISLHEAAGIPEVYATAWLNLFQLAGLKPGEKVLLHAGASGVGSAAIQLCKAFGNPVWVTVGSAERLAYCEALGAQGGVLRNENLDALNDFAPFHVILDPVGANYAALNLKVLGVDGRLVLIGLMGGSKSELDFAKVLGKRIHILGSTLRSRDDQFKADLLSDLGQHVMPLFTEGRLKPQLARSFPISEAEAAYAELATNQVSGKVVLVIDESLV